From Xiphophorus couchianus chromosome 4, X_couchianus-1.0, whole genome shotgun sequence, a single genomic window includes:
- the LOC114142604 gene encoding RNA guanine-N7 methyltransferase activating subunit: MKTLVWMSDTSENAQSYEELFSNRFSLEDSEYQQYLKRPADPPPIVEDWRGRGGGNQRGRDNRYQDRRGYRDRSWGEDRRWRGDRHGHHGHDRDKNWGHGSGYQSGSRGSNQGYNSHNRPHYDRY; encoded by the exons ATGAAGACACTTGTCTG GATGTCTGACACCTCAGAAAATGCGCAGAGCTACGAGGAGCTGTTCTCTAACAGATTTTCACTGGAGGACAGTGAATACCAGCAATATCTGAAACGTCCAGCTGATCCGCCACCAATTGTTGAGGACTGGCGGGGGCGCGGTGGGGGAAACCAGAGGGGCAGGGACAACAG GTACCAGGACCGCCGAGGCTACAGAGACCGCAGTTGGGGAGAAGACAGGAGATGGCGAGGGGACCGTCATGGACATCACGGGCATGACAGAGACAAGAACTGGGGGCATGGCAGTGGATATCAGTCTGGGTCCAGAGGCTCCAATCAGGGATACAACTCCCATAATCGTCCACATTATGATCGCTACTGA